From one Cyanobacterium stanieri PCC 7202 genomic stretch:
- a CDS encoding glycosyl transferase group 1 (PFAM: Glycosyl transferases group 1~COGs: COG0438 Glycosyltransferase~InterPro IPR001296~KEGG: cyh:Cyan8802_2758 glycosyl transferase group 1~PFAM: glycosyl transferase group 1~SPTR: Glycosyl transferase group 1), which translates to MKVLQINQSDLSGGAAIASYRLHQGLLEANIDSKLLVGNVQKEDKLVQKVPRQGKIDTQLYRITSRLGLNYIHLLSTYNILKHPFYKEADILNFHNLHTGYFNYLAVSALTKNKPAVYTLHDMWSFTGHCAYSYDCNKWQTGCGKCPYPDTYPKIKRDNTKLEWKLKKWVYENSNLTIVTPSSWLAQKAKKSMLNRFTIQCIPNGINTKTYQPLEKEKCRQILGIPQGRKVLMFAAQSLAETRKGGDLLKSALLQLPTALKKEIILLIMGSGGGNFSKNLDIETLSLGYLNDDYLKSQAYSASDLFLFPTRADNLPLVLQESMACGTPMVSFDIGGVSDLVRPNITGYLAPPEQAEDFARGIIELLEDDNLREKMGKNCREIALNEYSLELQAQRYSNLYQQLLK; encoded by the coding sequence ATGAAAGTCTTACAAATTAATCAATCAGATTTGAGCGGTGGTGCGGCTATTGCATCTTATCGTTTACACCAAGGATTATTAGAAGCAAACATTGACTCAAAATTATTAGTAGGCAACGTCCAAAAAGAAGATAAATTAGTTCAAAAAGTTCCCCGTCAAGGAAAAATTGACACTCAACTATATCGAATTACCAGTAGATTAGGGTTAAATTATATACATCTACTCAGTACATATAATATTCTCAAACATCCCTTTTACAAAGAAGCAGATATTCTAAATTTCCATAATCTACATACAGGTTACTTTAACTATCTAGCTGTTTCTGCCTTAACCAAAAATAAACCTGCCGTTTATACCCTCCATGATATGTGGAGTTTTACAGGACATTGCGCCTATAGCTATGACTGTAATAAATGGCAAACTGGTTGCGGAAAATGTCCTTATCCCGACACTTATCCTAAAATTAAACGAGACAATACCAAACTAGAATGGAAACTAAAAAAATGGGTTTATGAAAACTCTAATTTAACCATTGTCACTCCTAGTAGTTGGTTAGCTCAAAAAGCAAAAAAAAGTATGTTGAATCGCTTTACAATTCAATGTATTCCCAACGGTATTAATACCAAAACTTATCAACCTCTTGAGAAAGAAAAATGTCGCCAAATTTTGGGAATACCTCAAGGAAGAAAAGTATTAATGTTTGCCGCCCAGAGTCTTGCTGAAACCCGCAAAGGAGGAGATTTATTAAAATCAGCTCTCTTACAACTTCCTACCGCCTTAAAGAAAGAAATTATACTTTTAATAATGGGGTCTGGTGGTGGTAATTTTAGTAAAAACCTTGACATAGAAACCCTTAGTTTAGGTTACTTAAATGATGATTACCTCAAATCACAAGCCTATTCTGCATCGGACTTATTTCTCTTTCCCACCCGTGCGGATAATTTACCCCTAGTATTACAAGAAAGTATGGCTTGTGGTACTCCCATGGTTTCATTTGACATCGGTGGGGTATCAGATTTAGTACGCCCAAATATAACGGGATACCTAGCTCCCCCCGAACAAGCAGAAGACTTTGCGAGGGGAATAATAGAACTATTAGAAGATGATAACTTAAGAGAGAAAATGGGTAAAAATTGCCGTGAAATAGCTTTAAATGAATATTCCTTGGAATTACAAGCACAAAGATATAGTAACTTATATCAACAACTATTGAAGTAA
- a CDS encoding hypothetical protein (KEGG: cyt:cce_3183 hypothetical protein~SPTR: Putative uncharacterized protein), with protein MEKLGIYTLANDVVFDQLVALLNSIEKNVSPDIPICVIPFDDNLDNVKREIEQRDNVSLFDNPESIKRWETFATEIWSKHPKANQTKQFWGKGHHHRFAAFDGDFDKFVFYDADSLAMQPLDKIFDKLNDYDFVFDDWEHRKPIETSALNISLIEKTGIFKEEQVRPKLHCSSLFGSKKGIFNEEELGKLRKRLINDNEITWIPRWWDDAFLFNYLTLRCDRPLYNFTLSENPQDRTGNCADADPFINVDNVLCNKQGLKPIHRIHYMNYSSADFASLTKGYDVNIRYQEEFLYYRFLKNPEQKPKELKKRSIFHKLKSKIKPIKNKLLD; from the coding sequence ATGGAAAAATTAGGAATCTATACCTTAGCCAATGATGTTGTCTTTGATCAGCTCGTTGCTTTGTTGAATAGTATCGAAAAAAATGTTAGTCCAGATATTCCTATCTGCGTTATTCCTTTTGACGATAATCTTGACAATGTAAAGCGAGAAATCGAACAAAGAGATAATGTCAGTTTATTTGATAATCCAGAGTCTATCAAGCGTTGGGAAACTTTTGCCACTGAAATATGGTCAAAACATCCAAAAGCAAATCAAACTAAGCAATTTTGGGGCAAAGGACATCATCACCGTTTCGCCGCTTTTGATGGAGATTTTGATAAGTTTGTTTTTTATGACGCTGATAGCTTGGCTATGCAGCCCCTCGATAAAATTTTTGATAAGCTAAATGATTATGACTTTGTTTTTGATGATTGGGAGCATCGTAAACCCATAGAAACATCAGCTTTAAATATATCTTTGATAGAAAAAACTGGTATTTTTAAGGAGGAACAGGTTAGACCAAAGTTGCATTGTTCTAGTTTATTTGGCTCAAAAAAAGGTATTTTCAATGAGGAGGAATTAGGAAAATTAAGAAAGAGATTAATTAATGATAACGAAATTACTTGGATTCCTCGTTGGTGGGATGATGCTTTTTTGTTTAATTATTTAACTCTAAGGTGCGATCGCCCCTTATACAACTTTACATTAAGTGAAAATCCCCAAGATCGCACGGGTAACTGTGCTGATGCCGATCCTTTCATCAATGTGGATAATGTACTGTGCAACAAGCAGGGCTTAAAACCTATCCATCGCATCCATTATATGAATTATTCTTCCGCAGACTTTGCTAGTTTAACGAAGGGATATGATGTCAATATTCGTTATCAGGAAGAATTTTTGTACTATCGATTTTTAAAAAATCCTGAACAAAAACCAAAAGAGTTAAAAAAACGTAGTATATTTCATAAACTTAAAAGTAAAATAAAACCTATTAAAAATAAACTTTTAGATTAA
- a CDS encoding ATP-dependent DNA helicase RecG (PFAM: Helicase conserved C-terminal domain; DEAD/DEAH box helicase~TIGRFAM: ATP-dependent DNA helicase RecG~COGs: COG1200 RecG-like helicase~InterProIPR014021:IPR001650:IPR019793:IPR004365:IPR 011545:IPR004609:IPR014001~KEGG: cyp:PCC8801_1498 ATP-dependent DNA helicase RecG~PFAM: DEAD/DEAH box helicase domain protein; nucleic acid binding OB-fold tRNA/helicase-type; helicase domain protein~SMART: DEAD-like helicase ; helicase domain protein~SPTR: ATP-dependent DNA helicase RecG;~TIGRFAM: ATP-dependent DNA helicase RecG) — translation MSGEGRKSPDWARIERALSVEREYGYKNLKGNQYRFHEFLCLSFGGIPPVLNLMIAFKWQKVAKDFAEYPRLTLQEKKDLIDYVENFIDEVKEKQKEEAQRKETIKEDNIIPFPSKVETVTVTPKVKETVEKITLNSPVINLKCVNNRQNKLLEKLGIYRVRDVLFYYPREHIDYGNKIAIKDLEVGETVTVIGKVKKCSCFSSPKNKKLTILSLVIRDKTGDLKISRFFAGNYFSSRGWQEKMKRSYPMGALIAASGLVKGNKYGITLDNPEFEVLDSAGDNINSLKIGRLLPVYSLTEGVAADLIRKAVVECLPTLSEIDDPLPVNLKRQYSLVELQRAIAHIHYPDNQKQLTDARRRLIFDEFFYLQLGFLERKKQDKQNRQASPFIPQGKLIEEFNKLLPFQLTDAQQRVINEIEADLESSSPMNRLVQGDVGSGKTIVAVFAILAALQSGYQAALMAPTEVLAEQHYRKIVQWFNLLHLPVELLTGSTKTAKRREIHSQLQSGELPLLIGTHALIQDPVKFRNLGLVVIDEQHRFGVQQRARLLAKGKAPHVLTMTATPIPRTLALTLHGDLDVSQIDELPPGRQPIQTTVLAGKQRTQAYELIKREVAQGRQAYVIFPMIEESEKLDVKAAVVEHQKFSEKIFPDFNVGLLHGRMSSDEKEAALTAFRDNQTQIIVSTTVIEVGVDVPNATVMLIENAERFGLSQLHQLRGRVGRGSHKSFCLLISGSKSPDGVQRLKVLEQSQDGFFISEMDLRLRGPGEVLGSRQSGLPDFALASLVEDQEVLVLARDAAEKILLQDKYLQDGSSLKNELARRYKKLIGAEMLT, via the coding sequence ATGAGTGGAGAGGGTAGAAAATCCCCTGATTGGGCAAGAATAGAAAGGGCGTTGTCGGTGGAGAGGGAATATGGTTATAAAAATCTGAAGGGAAATCAATATCGCTTCCATGAGTTTCTCTGTCTTAGTTTTGGGGGTATTCCTCCTGTGCTAAATTTGATGATTGCTTTTAAGTGGCAAAAAGTGGCGAAGGATTTTGCGGAGTATCCTCGACTAACTTTACAGGAAAAAAAAGATTTGATCGATTATGTGGAGAATTTCATTGATGAGGTAAAGGAAAAACAAAAGGAAGAAGCACAAAGAAAGGAGACGATAAAAGAGGATAATATAATACCTTTCCCTTCTAAGGTGGAAACTGTCACTGTTACTCCCAAGGTAAAGGAAACTGTTGAAAAGATTACTTTAAATAGTCCTGTAATTAATTTAAAGTGTGTCAATAATCGACAAAATAAGTTGTTGGAAAAGTTGGGTATTTATCGGGTTAGGGATGTTTTATTTTACTATCCTCGGGAGCATATTGATTATGGTAATAAGATTGCCATTAAGGATTTGGAGGTAGGGGAAACTGTTACGGTGATTGGGAAGGTGAAAAAATGTTCTTGTTTTAGTAGTCCTAAAAATAAAAAACTTACTATTTTGAGTCTTGTTATTCGAGATAAGACAGGAGACTTAAAAATAAGTCGTTTTTTTGCGGGAAATTATTTTAGTAGTAGGGGATGGCAGGAGAAGATGAAGCGCTCTTATCCTATGGGGGCGTTAATTGCGGCTTCGGGGTTGGTGAAGGGAAATAAGTATGGTATCACCCTTGATAATCCTGAATTTGAGGTTTTGGATTCGGCTGGGGATAATATTAACTCTTTGAAAATAGGTCGTTTGCTGCCTGTATATTCTCTCACCGAAGGGGTGGCGGCGGATTTAATTCGTAAGGCGGTGGTGGAGTGTTTACCAACTCTCTCGGAAATTGATGATCCTTTACCTGTTAATCTTAAAAGACAGTATAGCTTAGTTGAGTTACAAAGGGCGATCGCCCATATCCATTACCCAGACAATCAAAAACAACTAACAGACGCTAGAAGAAGGCTAATTTTTGACGAATTTTTTTATTTACAACTGGGCTTCTTAGAAAGAAAAAAACAAGACAAGCAAAACCGCCAAGCCTCCCCCTTCATCCCCCAAGGAAAACTCATCGAAGAATTTAACAAACTCCTGCCCTTCCAACTCACCGATGCCCAACAAAGAGTAATCAACGAAATCGAAGCCGACTTAGAATCATCCTCCCCCATGAATCGTCTAGTGCAAGGGGATGTAGGCTCAGGAAAAACCATCGTCGCCGTATTCGCCATCCTTGCAGCCCTCCAATCAGGGTATCAAGCAGCCCTCATGGCACCCACCGAAGTATTAGCCGAACAACACTATCGCAAGATAGTCCAGTGGTTTAACCTGCTCCATTTGCCCGTAGAATTGCTCACAGGGTCAACCAAAACCGCTAAACGGAGGGAGATCCATTCCCAACTCCAAAGCGGTGAATTACCCCTTTTAATCGGCACCCACGCCCTAATTCAAGATCCCGTCAAATTCCGTAACCTAGGTTTAGTCGTTATTGACGAACAACATCGCTTCGGGGTACAACAACGCGCCCGTCTTTTAGCCAAAGGAAAAGCCCCCCATGTGCTTACCATGACAGCCACCCCCATCCCCCGCACCCTCGCCCTCACCCTCCACGGTGACTTAGACGTAAGCCAAATTGACGAACTTCCCCCTGGACGACAACCCATTCAAACTACGGTATTGGCAGGAAAACAGCGCACCCAGGCCTATGAATTAATCAAAAGGGAAGTTGCCCAAGGCAGACAGGCTTATGTAATCTTTCCCATGATTGAAGAATCAGAAAAATTAGATGTAAAAGCCGCCGTAGTTGAACATCAAAAATTTAGCGAGAAAATCTTTCCCGATTTTAATGTGGGCTTACTCCATGGGCGTATGTCATCAGACGAAAAAGAAGCCGCCCTCACCGCTTTTCGGGATAACCAAACCCAAATAATCGTCTCCACCACCGTTATCGAAGTAGGGGTTGACGTACCCAATGCCACGGTAATGTTAATTGAAAATGCCGAACGTTTTGGCTTGTCACAACTGCATCAGTTGAGGGGTAGGGTAGGCCGTGGCAGTCATAAATCCTTTTGTTTACTCATCAGCGGTAGTAAATCCCCCGATGGGGTACAACGGTTAAAAGTGTTGGAACAGTCACAGGATGGCTTTTTCATCTCAGAGATGGATTTAAGGTTAAGGGGGCCTGGGGAGGTGTTAGGCTCTCGTCAATCGGGTTTGCCTGATTTTGCCCTAGCGAGTTTGGTAGAAGATCAAGAAGTGTTGGTTTTAGCGAGGGATGCGGCGGAGAAGATTTTGTTACAGGATAAGTATTTGCAGGATGGCTCTAGTTTAAAAAATGAGTTGGCAAGACGTTATAAAAAGCTGATTGGGGCAGAAATGTTGACTTAA
- a CDS encoding hypothetical protein (PFAM: Polysaccharide pyruvyl transferase~KEGG: cph:Cpha266_2624 hypothetical protein~SPTR: Putative uncharacterized protein), which translates to MSEQINKAPQIAVWGSYLWGNFGDDVMAIMVSRHLQKQGFHPVVYKLDAKLAEYYGISSESDINILFSGSIACIVGGGGLLCPDNLMDNEWKKFYHSLSQYPIPVHFCSIGGDGNSSLPLLSLYAIKSLLLPNIKSGTVRLESDVKLFEELEIDCEFYPDIILSSPIFFPVNSDNYVETKAQKNSKFSIMINLSKRNNIRIIFKLINLLFIFCHSKITYLRTHLSWLNPSKPPFLDYEYLGSESDEQVVRYENIEQVRDALLNSDLIISCKLHAGVFALSYGIPFISINGAKKTKAFFDQANINSYFSIGRFYLLRLFFLILNRKKLSSIIDAIHHNTKLPIFRQKSYGHFEAIDKFISKYYASTL; encoded by the coding sequence ATGAGTGAGCAAATAAATAAAGCCCCACAGATTGCAGTTTGGGGATCATATCTTTGGGGTAACTTTGGTGATGATGTTATGGCAATTATGGTATCTCGTCATCTTCAAAAACAAGGTTTTCATCCTGTTGTTTATAAATTAGACGCTAAGTTAGCCGAGTATTACGGAATATCCTCTGAATCAGACATAAATATTCTTTTCTCAGGTTCAATTGCTTGTATTGTTGGTGGTGGTGGTCTTTTATGTCCAGATAATTTGATGGATAATGAATGGAAAAAGTTTTATCACTCTCTTTCACAGTACCCAATTCCTGTTCATTTTTGTAGTATTGGTGGTGACGGAAATTCCTCACTTCCTCTGTTGAGCTTATATGCAATAAAATCATTGCTTCTTCCCAATATAAAATCAGGAACAGTCAGGCTAGAATCGGATGTTAAACTTTTTGAAGAATTAGAAATTGATTGTGAATTTTACCCTGATATTATTTTATCAAGTCCTATATTCTTTCCTGTTAATTCAGATAATTATGTGGAAACAAAAGCTCAGAAAAATTCCAAATTTTCAATCATGATCAATTTGTCAAAACGCAATAACATAAGAATTATATTTAAATTAATTAATTTACTTTTTATATTCTGTCATAGTAAGATCACGTACTTAAGAACTCACCTCTCATGGCTTAATCCATCAAAACCACCTTTTCTTGATTATGAGTATCTCGGTTCAGAATCAGATGAGCAAGTTGTCAGATATGAAAATATAGAGCAGGTTAGAGATGCTTTACTAAATTCTGATTTAATTATTTCATGTAAACTGCACGCTGGAGTTTTTGCATTGTCTTATGGAATTCCTTTTATCTCAATTAATGGTGCTAAAAAAACTAAAGCATTCTTTGATCAAGCTAATATTAATTCATATTTCAGTATTGGACGTTTTTACTTACTTCGTCTATTTTTCTTGATTTTGAATAGAAAAAAACTGTCATCTATAATTGATGCGATTCACCATAATACTAAGCTTCCTATTTTTAGACAGAAATCATACGGACATTTTGAGGCTATTGATAAATTTATCTCTAAATATTATGCCTCAACTCTATAA
- a CDS encoding hypothetical protein (KEGG: mmh:Mmah_0084 putative SAM-dependent methyltransferase~SPTR: Predicted protein), which yields MFSKIKNKTYKLFDVIKGKYYTYLITQYKYHQLSFSQEGEDRILNRFFERQEKGFYVDVGAHHPQRFSNTYLFYLKGWRGINIDPLPGSMEKFNQLRSNDINLELAISNQNESLTYYQFNEPALNGFSEDLAKERDGLRGEYRIVGKTELNSRNQLADVWPDLNERVIRQKQLLDVQNNMVDTWDYIWSFSCTLQKAFSILPMNNLIQNIGFGMDATHTRGSDKRAFAKTNELSICTHPEWLYCPVDIENERLLRFNPTKKLKLKFQIIQFTKSIIR from the coding sequence ATGTTCAGTAAAATAAAAAACAAAACATATAAACTATTTGATGTAATAAAAGGCAAATATTATACTTATTTGATAACTCAATACAAATATCATCAGCTTTCATTTAGTCAAGAAGGAGAGGATAGAATATTAAATCGATTTTTTGAAAGACAAGAAAAAGGTTTTTATGTAGATGTCGGAGCACATCATCCTCAGCGATTTTCTAATACTTATTTGTTCTATTTAAAAGGATGGCGAGGAATTAACATTGATCCGCTACCGGGTTCTATGGAGAAATTTAATCAATTAAGATCAAATGACATAAATCTTGAATTAGCAATTTCTAACCAAAATGAAAGTTTGACTTATTATCAATTTAACGAACCTGCTTTAAATGGTTTTTCTGAAGACTTAGCCAAAGAAAGAGATGGTTTGAGGGGAGAATATCGTATAGTAGGAAAAACAGAACTTAATTCGAGAAATCAACTTGCTGATGTTTGGCCGGATTTAAACGAAAGAGTTATTAGACAAAAACAACTTTTAGATGTACAAAATAATATGGTTGATACATGGGATTATATTTGGTCTTTTTCCTGCACTCTGCAAAAAGCCTTCTCTATCTTACCAATGAATAACTTAATTCAAAATATAGGTTTCGGTATGGATGCAACACATACCAGAGGCTCTGATAAACGTGCTTTCGCAAAAACTAATGAGCTATCAATTTGTACGCATCCTGAATGGCTCTATTGTCCAGTTGATATTGAAAATGAAAGGTTACTACGTTTTAACCCAACAAAAAAATTAAAGTTGAAATTTCAAATAATTCAATTTACTAAAAGTATTATTAGATAA
- a CDS encoding ABC transporter related protein (PFAM: ABC transporter~COGs: COG1131 ABC-type multidrug transport system ATPase component~InterPro IPR003439:IPR003593~KEGG: cyt:cce_3641 ATP-binding protein of ABC transporter~PFAM: ABC transporter related~SMART: AAA ATPase~SPTR: ATP-binding protein of ABC transporter) — protein MIEVENLSKTYGATQAINNVSFNVEKGTILGFLGPNGAGKTTTMRILTGYIPATQGRATVAGYEVHENPMAVRENIGYLPETPPLYPDMSVEDFLSFVAKIKGVSSGDRTDKVQRAIECCQLEDKSKILIRKLSKGYRQRVGIAQAIVHEPPVIILDEPTVGLDPRQIIEVRNLIKSLAGERTVILSTHILPEVSMTCDIVTIINKGKIVATDTPNQLLERLSSNSGYEIEVEGNTETILSPLQNIQGVKSVKVQPLIDRQNRHLIKMELSNSDESGKDIASLIVNQGLGIYEMKRIKPSLEDVFLQLTTTESKEDQ, from the coding sequence ATGATAGAAGTCGAAAATCTCAGTAAAACCTACGGAGCAACCCAAGCCATTAACAATGTCTCCTTTAATGTCGAAAAAGGAACTATTTTAGGTTTTTTAGGCCCCAATGGCGCAGGAAAAACTACCACCATGCGCATTTTAACAGGCTATATTCCTGCTACCCAAGGTCGTGCCACCGTTGCGGGGTATGAAGTCCACGAAAACCCCATGGCAGTGAGAGAAAATATTGGTTATCTCCCAGAAACTCCCCCCCTTTATCCTGATATGTCCGTGGAGGATTTTTTATCATTTGTTGCTAAAATTAAAGGAGTGTCATCGGGCGATCGCACCGATAAAGTACAAAGGGCGATCGAATGTTGTCAATTAGAAGATAAAAGCAAAATTCTGATTCGTAAACTCTCAAAAGGCTATCGTCAAAGGGTAGGTATCGCCCAAGCCATAGTCCATGAACCCCCTGTTATCATACTAGATGAACCTACCGTAGGTTTAGATCCTCGGCAAATTATCGAAGTACGTAACCTAATCAAAAGTTTAGCAGGGGAAAGAACCGTAATTTTATCCACTCACATTTTGCCAGAAGTGAGCATGACTTGTGACATTGTGACCATCATTAACAAAGGTAAAATAGTTGCAACAGATACCCCCAATCAACTCTTAGAGCGTTTAAGTAGTAATTCTGGTTATGAAATCGAAGTGGAAGGCAACACCGAAACAATTTTATCTCCTTTACAAAACATTCAGGGAGTAAAATCTGTTAAGGTTCAACCCCTTATAGACAGACAAAACCGCCATCTCATCAAAATGGAATTGAGCAATAGTGATGAGAGTGGCAAGGACATTGCCTCGTTGATTGTTAATCAAGGATTGGGTATCTATGAAATGAAAAGAATTAAACCCTCCCTAGAAGATGTATTCTTGCAGTTAACCACCACCGAATCAAAAGAAGATCAATAA
- a CDS encoding hypothetical protein (KEGG: cyn:Cyan7425_5278 hypothetical protein~SPTR: Putative uncharacterized protein) yields the protein MTGKTLSAHVDMETSERITALSKRENRSKSQIASTAIKLCSILPPNAWSALLQLTNVASKSQWLEISQDITRVLLHHQYQLAQKRIAENIDQELLNSLETEDDILSASIKLTGNV from the coding sequence ATGACCGGAAAAACTCTCTCAGCCCATGTTGATATGGAGACTTCAGAAAGAATTACCGCTTTATCAAAAAGAGAAAATCGTTCAAAATCTCAAATTGCCAGTACTGCCATCAAACTATGTTCTATCTTGCCACCAAATGCTTGGTCGGCTTTGTTGCAATTAACTAATGTTGCGTCAAAATCACAATGGCTCGAAATTAGCCAAGACATTACCAGAGTATTATTACACCATCAATATCAACTAGCCCAAAAAAGAATTGCTGAAAATATAGATCAAGAATTATTAAATAGCTTGGAAACAGAAGATGATATTTTATCCGCATCAATAAAATTAACTGGTAATGTGTAA
- a CDS encoding PBS lyase HEAT domain protein repeat-containing protein (PFAM: PBS lyase HEAT-like repeat~COGs: COG1413 FOG: HEAT repeat~InterPro IPR004155~KEGG: cyc:PCC7424_0156 PBS lyase heat domain protein repeat-containing protein~PFAM: PBS lyase HEAT domain protein repeat-containing protein~SMART: PBS lyase HEAT domain protein repeat-containing protein~SPTR: PBS lyase HEAT domain protein repeat-containing protein) translates to MTEAPNLTVESAIAHLNQTEDLGLRYYAAWWLGKFRVNDAVALEALINALTDTKDIAPDGGFPLRRNAAKALGKLGDERAVMPLIQCLDCEDYYVRESAAQSLEMLGDVRAIAPLQNLLKKAVSAGELTDYAIDTVADKPHLYQPYEAILEALGTLGAKNDLTLIKPFLNHPFAKVKYAAQRAMYQLTGDDSYGEMLVEALKGKELQLRRSALMDLGAIGYVKSAGAIASAYAENSLKLIAMKGLLEYQVKVDQENQQELSDDTMMVMKLMDSLL, encoded by the coding sequence ATGACTGAAGCTCCTAATTTGACCGTTGAAAGCGCGATCGCCCATTTGAACCAAACAGAAGATTTAGGACTCCGTTACTATGCGGCTTGGTGGTTAGGGAAATTTCGGGTAAATGATGCCGTTGCCCTAGAGGCACTGATTAACGCCCTCACAGATACCAAAGACATAGCTCCTGATGGTGGTTTTCCTCTGCGTCGAAATGCGGCTAAGGCTCTCGGGAAGTTAGGAGATGAAAGGGCAGTGATGCCTTTGATTCAATGCCTTGATTGTGAGGATTATTACGTCAGGGAGTCGGCGGCGCAGTCTTTGGAAATGTTAGGAGATGTAAGGGCGATCGCACCTTTACAAAATTTACTAAAAAAAGCAGTTTCAGCGGGTGAATTAACGGATTATGCCATAGACACAGTCGCCGACAAACCTCACCTATACCAACCCTACGAAGCAATCTTAGAGGCTTTAGGCACCCTTGGGGCAAAAAATGACCTAACTTTGATTAAACCCTTCCTTAACCATCCTTTTGCTAAGGTTAAATATGCCGCCCAAAGGGCAATGTATCAGTTGACGGGGGATGATAGTTATGGAGAAATGTTAGTCGAAGCCCTCAAGGGTAAAGAATTACAACTCAGACGCTCCGCTTTAATGGACTTAGGCGCCATTGGTTATGTGAAATCTGCAGGGGCGATCGCCTCTGCCTATGCAGAAAACAGCCTCAAACTCATTGCGATGAAAGGATTATTAGAATATCAAGTCAAGGTAGATCAAGAAAATCAACAAGAGTTATCCGATGATACTATGATGGTGATGAAACTTATGGACTCGCTTTTATAA